One window of Phycisphaeraceae bacterium genomic DNA carries:
- a CDS encoding DNA-directed RNA polymerase subunit alpha — MRFRWRGLELPTRIGADSRFNSSVYGRFVIEPFERGFGTTVGNSLRRVLLSSLEGAAVTQIKVKGAPHEFSSIPGVMEDATDLVLNVKNLVVKLEGDESKTMRLAARGPGEITADMIEADTAVTIVNKELVIATLTEKVDFEMELTVGRGRGYVPASEQIAAQEEDQEIGIIPIDAIYSPVQRVRYKVEDARVGQRTDYDKLTLEIWTNGTVTPEMAMVEAAKILRKHLNPFVQYFELGPDTVSEEAAAAASVDEELIRKLNMSTNELELSVRASNCLESARIDTVAQLVTQTDGTLLKLRSFGRTSLREVKRKLQDIGLDLGMTLPEGFVVKQPEIPA, encoded by the coding sequence ATGCGATTCCGCTGGCGTGGATTGGAACTTCCCACTCGTATCGGCGCCGACTCTCGCTTCAACAGCAGCGTCTACGGCCGCTTTGTGATCGAGCCGTTCGAGCGCGGCTTCGGCACGACCGTCGGCAACAGCCTCCGGCGCGTTCTTCTCAGCAGCCTCGAAGGCGCCGCCGTGACGCAGATCAAGGTGAAGGGTGCGCCGCACGAGTTCTCGAGCATCCCCGGCGTAATGGAAGACGCGACCGATCTGGTCCTCAACGTCAAGAACCTCGTCGTGAAGCTCGAAGGCGATGAGTCCAAGACCATGCGCCTCGCGGCCCGCGGCCCCGGCGAGATCACGGCCGACATGATCGAAGCCGATACCGCCGTGACGATCGTCAACAAGGAACTCGTGATCGCGACCCTCACCGAGAAGGTCGATTTCGAGATGGAGCTCACCGTCGGCCGCGGGCGGGGCTATGTCCCGGCCAGCGAGCAGATCGCGGCGCAGGAAGAGGATCAGGAAATCGGCATCATCCCGATCGACGCGATCTACAGCCCCGTGCAGCGCGTGCGCTACAAGGTCGAGGACGCCCGCGTCGGACAGCGCACCGACTACGACAAGCTCACGCTCGAGATCTGGACCAACGGCACGGTTACGCCCGAGATGGCGATGGTCGAGGCCGCCAAGATTCTCCGCAAGCACCTCAACCCGTTCGTGCAGTATTTCGAGCTCGGACCGGACACGGTGAGCGAAGAGGCCGCTGCCGCCGCGAGCGTGGACGAGGAACTCATCCGCAAGCTCAACATGAGCACCAACGAGCTCGAGCTTTCGGTCCGCGCCAGCAACTGCCTGGAGTCGGCCCGCATCGACACGGTCGCCCAGTTGGTCACTCAGACCGACGGCACGCTCCTCAAGCTCCGTTCGTTCGGGCGCACCAGTCTCCGCGAAGTGAAGCGCAAGCTGCAGGACATCGGCCTCGACCTCGGCATGACGTTGCCCGAGGGCTTCGTGGTCAAGCAGCCCGAGATCCCCGCCTGA
- the rpsK gene encoding 30S ribosomal protein S11: MSKKGKVRKNVVRGIAHIKATQNNTLITITDANGETVAWDSAGTIGFKGARKSTPFAATRAAETCGQKVRKMGMSEVEIRIRGSGAGRESAVNGLVSTGLRVSAIEDHTPVPHNGCRPAKRRRV; encoded by the coding sequence ATGTCGAAGAAGGGTAAAGTCAGGAAGAACGTCGTCCGTGGCATCGCTCACATCAAGGCGACGCAGAACAACACGCTCATCACCATCACCGACGCCAACGGCGAGACCGTCGCGTGGGATTCGGCCGGCACGATCGGCTTCAAGGGCGCCCGCAAGAGCACCCCGTTCGCCGCGACCCGCGCCGCTGAAACCTGCGGCCAGAAGGTCCGCAAGATGGGCATGAGCGAAGTCGAGATTCGTATCCGCGGCTCGGGCGCGGGACGCGAGTCGGCCGTGAACGGGCTGGTTTCGACCGGCCTCCGCGTCTCGGCGATCGAAGATCACACGCCTGTTCCCCACAACGGCTGTCGCCCCGCGAAGCGCCGTCGCGTCTAA
- the rpsM gene encoding 30S ribosomal protein S13: MPRIAGVDVPDNKKMLYAIQYIHGIGPRFAKAILDEAGVNGDTRAREVPETQLAQINAIIDANYLVEGALRRQVQQNIQRLKDIRSYRGERHRKGLPVRGQRTQSNARTRKGKKKTVAGKKGVKAKA, translated from the coding sequence ATGCCCCGTATCGCCGGCGTTGACGTGCCCGACAACAAGAAGATGCTCTACGCGATCCAGTACATCCACGGGATCGGTCCGCGCTTCGCCAAGGCCATCCTCGATGAAGCCGGCGTGAACGGCGACACGCGGGCTCGCGAAGTCCCCGAGACCCAGCTCGCGCAGATCAACGCCATCATCGACGCGAACTATCTCGTCGAGGGTGCGCTCCGCCGCCAGGTGCAGCAGAACATCCAGCGCTTGAAGGACATCCGCAGCTATCGGGGCGAGCGTCACCGCAAGGGCCTTCCGGTCCGCGGCCAGCGCACGCAGTCGAATGCTCGCACCCGCAAGGGCAAGAAGAAGACCGTCGCCGGCAAGAAGGGCGTCAAGGCCAAGGCCTAA
- the rpmJ gene encoding 50S ribosomal protein L36, which translates to MKVKASVRRICNQCQVVRRKGKVRVICKAEPKHKQVQG; encoded by the coding sequence ATGAAGGTTAAAGCGAGCGTTCGTCGCATTTGCAACCAGTGTCAGGTTGTCCGCCGCAAAGGCAAGGTGCGCGTGATTTGCAAGGCAGAGCCCAAGCACAAGCAGGTGCAGGGCTGA
- a CDS encoding polyprenol monophosphomannose synthase, whose amino-acid sequence MPAGAPVLTPRVSVVVPTFREASNIQELVERIECAVPDSEVIIVDDNSNDGTDEAVRNLARDNVRLHVRTTERGLSSAVIAGCHLARGTHIVVMDADLSHPPESIPAMITELERGADFVIGSRYIAGGSTDAAWTLFRRINSLFATLLARPLTKLSDPMSGFFAMRSEDFRASRDLNPIGYKIALEMLVKGPFRVHREVPIHFADRKRGESKLSLKEQIRYVRHLARLYRFKLIGSRTVSTPRKG is encoded by the coding sequence ATGCCGGCAGGCGCACCCGTCTTAACCCCGCGCGTATCCGTCGTCGTTCCCACATTCCGCGAAGCGTCCAACATCCAGGAACTCGTGGAACGCATCGAATGCGCGGTTCCGGATTCTGAAGTTATCATCGTCGACGACAACAGCAACGACGGAACGGATGAGGCCGTCCGAAATCTCGCGCGAGACAACGTCCGTTTGCACGTCCGCACGACCGAGCGCGGGCTTTCGTCCGCCGTGATCGCCGGTTGCCACCTCGCCCGCGGCACGCACATCGTGGTCATGGACGCCGATCTCAGCCATCCGCCCGAGTCCATTCCCGCGATGATCACGGAGCTCGAACGCGGCGCCGACTTTGTCATCGGTTCGCGATACATCGCGGGCGGCAGCACCGATGCCGCGTGGACCCTTTTCCGCCGCATCAACAGTCTTTTTGCCACGCTGCTCGCCCGCCCGCTCACAAAGCTGTCCGACCCCATGTCGGGTTTCTTCGCGATGCGCTCGGAAGACTTTCGGGCCTCGCGCGACCTCAACCCGATCGGCTACAAGATCGCCCTCGAAATGCTGGTCAAGGGGCCCTTCCGTGTCCACCGCGAGGTTCCGATCCACTTCGCCGATCGCAAGCGGGGGGAGAGCAAGCTGAGCCTGAAGGAGCAAATCCGGTATGTCCGGCATCTCGCCCGGCTCTACCGGTTCAAATTGATCGGTTCCCGAACAGTTTCCACCCCCCGGAAAGGCTGA
- the infA gene encoding translation initiation factor IF-1, translated as MGKQDDKFTFEAEVTEALPNAMFKVRLPNEQKTEVLAYVSGKMRMNYIRILPGDKVTVEMSPYDLSKARITFRH; from the coding sequence ATGGGTAAGCAGGACGACAAGTTCACGTTCGAGGCCGAGGTCACCGAAGCGCTTCCGAACGCGATGTTCAAGGTTCGCCTGCCCAATGAGCAGAAGACGGAAGTACTGGCGTATGTCTCCGGCAAAATGCGCATGAACTACATCCGCATCCTCCCCGGCGACAAGGTCACCGTCGAGATGAGCCCGTACGACCTTTCGAAGGCACGCATCACGTTCCGGCATTGA
- the secY gene encoding preprotein translocase subunit SecY: MFATLNNIFSIRDLRNKILFTFAMLLVFRIGHWIPLPGINQEALAKMMKSASESSSAFGRVADFVTMFSGGSLSHSTIFGLGVMPYITAGIIFQLVATVSPRLKKLQEEGPTGRQKVMEWTRYVTVALCIVQAAGWIGYLRSQDFIMPQYVNSGLWWTMAVATLTAGTIFLMWIGEQIDRFGIGNGVSMIIMAGILAGMPQALLDANKNFDPGNSDKMGWMGLIMLCLGFLVVVGGSVLMTIAQRRIPVQQAKHTRGRRVFGGQKSYLPLRINHGGVMPIIFASSLMMFPSVLFAWIHEYVNAYLNRTGSSQGFFYHLSQFLAINFTQGEYLYVVLYIVMVYFFSYFWITVQFNPQDMSKQLKEHGSFIPGLRPGPRTAEYLETVITRVTFVGAAFLSVIAILPVVVNKAFGVPPTVTQFLGGTGLLIVVSVCMDFLQKVEAQLLMRNYAGFLSEGEEGGPKFHGPRG, encoded by the coding sequence ATGTTCGCCACTCTCAACAACATCTTTTCGATTCGGGATCTTCGAAACAAGATCCTGTTCACCTTCGCGATGCTCCTGGTCTTCCGCATCGGGCACTGGATCCCCCTGCCGGGAATCAACCAGGAAGCGCTCGCGAAGATGATGAAGAGCGCTTCCGAGAGCAGCAGCGCGTTCGGTCGCGTCGCCGATTTCGTCACCATGTTTTCCGGAGGATCGCTCTCTCACTCGACCATCTTCGGTCTCGGCGTGATGCCGTACATCACGGCGGGCATCATCTTTCAGCTCGTCGCCACGGTCTCTCCCCGGCTCAAAAAGTTGCAGGAAGAAGGACCGACGGGTCGCCAGAAAGTCATGGAGTGGACTCGCTACGTCACGGTCGCGCTCTGCATCGTGCAGGCGGCGGGTTGGATCGGGTACCTGCGCTCGCAGGATTTCATCATGCCGCAATATGTCAACAGCGGCCTCTGGTGGACGATGGCCGTCGCGACGCTGACCGCGGGCACGATCTTCCTGATGTGGATCGGCGAGCAGATCGATCGATTCGGAATCGGTAACGGCGTGTCGATGATCATCATGGCGGGCATCCTCGCCGGGATGCCGCAAGCGCTTCTCGACGCGAACAAAAACTTCGATCCGGGCAACTCGGACAAGATGGGCTGGATGGGCCTCATCATGCTCTGTCTCGGCTTCCTGGTCGTCGTGGGCGGCTCGGTCTTGATGACCATCGCGCAGCGGCGCATCCCCGTGCAGCAGGCCAAGCACACGCGCGGCCGGCGCGTCTTCGGCGGGCAGAAGAGCTATCTGCCCCTTCGCATCAATCACGGCGGCGTGATGCCGATCATCTTCGCCAGCTCGCTCATGATGTTCCCGAGCGTTCTGTTCGCATGGATTCACGAGTATGTCAACGCCTACCTGAACCGCACGGGTTCATCGCAGGGCTTCTTCTATCACCTCTCGCAGTTCCTCGCGATCAATTTCACGCAGGGAGAGTATCTGTACGTCGTCCTCTACATCGTGATGGTCTATTTCTTCAGCTACTTCTGGATCACCGTGCAATTCAATCCGCAGGACATGAGCAAGCAGCTCAAAGAACACGGTTCGTTCATTCCCGGGTTGCGTCCGGGGCCGCGCACGGCCGAGTATCTCGAAACGGTCATCACGCGGGTGACCTTTGTCGGCGCCGCGTTCCTTTCGGTGATCGCGATTCTGCCGGTCGTTGTGAACAAGGCGTTCGGAGTTCCGCCGACGGTCACGCAGTTCCTGGGCGGCACCGGTTTGCTCATCGTGGTTTCGGTCTGCATGGATTTCCTCCAGAAGGTGGAAGCCCAGTTGCTCATGCGGAACTACGCCGGGTTCCTGTCCGAGGGCGAAGAGGGCGGCCCCAAGTTCCACGGCCCGCGAGGTTGA
- the rplO gene encoding 50S ribosomal protein L15, whose protein sequence is MMIHDITAKAGRYKKRKRVGRGEGSGHGKQSGRGQKGASSRSGYSAKRSFEGGQMPYFRRLAKFGFTNAAFRTHFWIVNLREIVAHPSFAKGGTVNIKSLQEAGLVRDDSRDLKILGAVGDEGLKVKLTVEAARVSDKAAQLITQAGGSVKQTGTRRDKVRGIDLTSEDRTPKNLTKKLKRSSKPKKVSDEEGDEEATKDAKAAKPAKAEEKGADKGASKKPPAAE, encoded by the coding sequence ATGATGATCCACGACATTACAGCCAAAGCCGGACGCTACAAAAAGCGCAAGCGCGTCGGTCGCGGCGAAGGCTCCGGCCACGGCAAGCAGTCGGGCCGCGGCCAGAAGGGCGCGAGCTCGCGCTCTGGTTACTCCGCGAAGCGCAGCTTCGAAGGCGGCCAGATGCCGTATTTCCGGCGACTGGCGAAGTTCGGCTTCACCAACGCCGCTTTCCGCACCCACTTCTGGATCGTAAACCTGCGCGAGATCGTCGCTCACCCGTCGTTTGCCAAGGGCGGCACGGTGAACATCAAGTCGCTGCAGGAAGCGGGCCTTGTCCGCGACGACAGCCGCGATCTCAAGATTCTCGGCGCCGTCGGCGATGAGGGCCTCAAGGTCAAGCTCACCGTTGAAGCGGCTCGAGTCTCCGACAAAGCTGCGCAGCTCATCACCCAGGCCGGCGGCAGCGTCAAGCAGACCGGCACGCGTCGCGACAAGGTCCGCGGCATCGATCTGACCAGCGAGGATCGCACGCCAAAGAACCTGACCAAGAAACTCAAGCGGTCCTCCAAGCCCAAGAAGGTTTCGGACGAAGAGGGTGATGAGGAAGCGACCAAGGACGCCAAGGCCGCGAAACCGGCCAAGGCCGAAGAGAAGGGCGCGGACAAGGGCGCTTCCAAGAAGCCGCCCGCCGCCGAGTGA
- the rpsE gene encoding 30S ribosomal protein S5: MPEILDEASSIESTTVGVFRTSATVKGGRRFSFGALVVVGDRKGRVGFGYGKSNEVPQAVEKAQKYAKRAMSDVPMAGRTLPHEVEGKFGASKVRLIPASPGTGVVAGSTIRAILEMAGITDCLTKCYGNTNSFNIVKACFDGIDRLRKREEVADARGVKIDTTEIEKKIEKGKAFVSTAKGEKMKGPVNTIGQERRGGRGGGGGRGGRGGRAGRDAGRDGGQSAPAGDGASGGGAPQN; the protein is encoded by the coding sequence ATGCCCGAGATTCTTGACGAAGCAAGTTCAATCGAGTCCACGACCGTCGGCGTCTTCCGCACGTCGGCCACGGTGAAGGGCGGCCGGCGCTTCAGCTTCGGCGCGCTCGTGGTCGTCGGCGATCGCAAGGGTCGCGTCGGCTTTGGCTACGGCAAGAGCAACGAAGTGCCGCAGGCGGTCGAGAAGGCCCAGAAGTACGCCAAGCGTGCCATGTCGGATGTGCCGATGGCCGGCCGCACGCTCCCGCACGAAGTCGAAGGAAAGTTCGGCGCCTCCAAAGTCCGTCTGATCCCGGCTTCGCCGGGAACCGGCGTCGTCGCCGGATCGACCATCCGCGCCATCCTCGAAATGGCCGGCATCACCGACTGTCTCACCAAGTGCTACGGCAACACCAACTCGTTCAACATCGTCAAGGCCTGCTTCGACGGGATCGATCGCCTCCGCAAGCGTGAGGAAGTCGCGGACGCACGCGGCGTGAAGATCGACACCACCGAAATCGAAAAGAAGATCGAAAAGGGCAAGGCCTTTGTTTCGACCGCCAAGGGCGAGAAGATGAAGGGCCCCGTCAACACCATCGGCCAGGAACGTCGAGGCGGACGTGGGGGTGGTGGTGGCCGAGGCGGTCGAGGCGGACGGGCCGGCCGTGATGCCGGTCGCGACGGCGGCCAGAGCGCGCCGGCAGGTGACGGAGCTTCGGGCGGCGGCGCACCCCAGAACTGA
- the rplR gene encoding 50S ribosomal protein L18, producing the protein MNKQVNKQVRRTRRRIGLRKRISGTTQQPRLSIYKSLNHMYAQIIDDLSGRTIVAASTTDKSVKTEKTGNAKAAEAVGTLLAERAKGKGVTTVVFDRSGFRFHGRVKALADAARKAGLKF; encoded by the coding sequence ATGAACAAGCAAGTCAACAAGCAGGTTCGTCGGACGCGTCGGCGGATCGGCCTGCGCAAACGGATCTCGGGCACGACGCAGCAGCCGCGCCTGAGCATCTACAAGTCGCTCAACCACATGTACGCCCAGATCATCGACGATCTGTCCGGTCGCACGATTGTCGCCGCTTCGACCACCGACAAATCGGTGAAGACCGAGAAGACCGGGAACGCCAAGGCCGCCGAAGCCGTCGGCACGCTCCTCGCCGAGCGCGCCAAGGGCAAGGGCGTGACCACCGTCGTGTTCGATCGCTCCGGCTTCCGTTTCCACGGTCGCGTGAAGGCTCTCGCCGACGCCGCCCGCAAGGCCGGACTCAAATTCTGA
- the rplF gene encoding 50S ribosomal protein L6: MSRIGKKPIEVPAGVKVSVSGNTVELQGPKGKDKLVVHPKVKVAWSESEKAISVSLANSKDENDADAKAQWGTTRALVRNMIEGVTKGYEKTMQVVGTGWTASLAGKNLKLTVGMANAILMPVPEGLTVVVEKQVGELTPIKVSGVSRQLVGQFASAMRAKRKPEPYNGKGIKYAEETIKRKQGKQFGA; encoded by the coding sequence ATGTCCCGTATCGGAAAAAAACCCATTGAAGTTCCCGCCGGAGTCAAGGTCTCCGTCAGCGGCAACACGGTCGAACTCCAGGGCCCCAAGGGCAAGGACAAGCTCGTCGTCCACCCCAAGGTGAAGGTCGCTTGGTCCGAGAGCGAGAAAGCGATCAGCGTTTCGCTCGCGAACAGCAAGGATGAGAACGACGCCGACGCGAAGGCGCAGTGGGGCACCACTCGTGCGCTCGTTCGCAACATGATCGAAGGCGTCACCAAGGGCTACGAGAAAACGATGCAGGTCGTCGGTACGGGCTGGACCGCGTCGCTCGCCGGCAAGAACCTCAAGCTCACCGTCGGTATGGCGAACGCGATCCTGATGCCGGTCCCCGAGGGGCTTACCGTGGTCGTCGAAAAGCAGGTCGGTGAACTCACCCCGATCAAGGTTTCCGGCGTTTCGCGCCAGCTTGTCGGTCAGTTTGCTTCGGCCATGCGGGCCAAGCGCAAGCCCGAACCCTACAACGGCAAGGGCATCAAGTACGCCGAAGAAACTATCAAGCGCAAGCAGGGCAAGCAGTTCGGAGCCTGA
- the rpsH gene encoding 30S ribosomal protein S8 produces the protein MSIGDPIADMLTRIRNAVHIKAKAVTCLNSKVCRGIANVLKDEGYIEGFDVIEDGRQGLIKIRLKYTTGGDPLMHSLERMSKPGRRMYRGVDLLPKPMQGLGIAIVSTSKGVLSDRMAREQRIGGELLCTIE, from the coding sequence ATGTCCATCGGCGACCCCATCGCGGACATGCTCACCCGGATCCGGAACGCGGTCCACATCAAGGCCAAGGCCGTCACTTGCCTCAACAGCAAGGTCTGCCGCGGCATCGCCAACGTCCTCAAGGACGAGGGCTATATCGAAGGCTTTGATGTGATCGAGGACGGACGGCAGGGCCTGATCAAGATCCGCCTCAAGTACACCACCGGCGGCGACCCGCTCATGCACTCCCTCGAGCGCATGAGCAAGCCCGGCCGGCGCATGTACCGAGGCGTGGACCTTCTCCCCAAGCCCATGCAGGGCCTTGGCATCGCCATCGTTTCCACCAGCAAGGGCGTGCTCAGCGACCGCATGGCCCGCGAGCAGCGCATCGGCGGCGAACTTCTCTGCACCATCGAGTAA
- a CDS encoding type Z 30S ribosomal protein S14 — protein MTTKAQMAKSRRTPKFSTRTVRRCELTGRARGVYRKFRISRIMLRKLALEGKIPGMRKASW, from the coding sequence ATGACGACCAAGGCACAGATGGCCAAAAGCCGTCGCACTCCCAAGTTCAGCACCCGCACCGTGCGTCGCTGCGAACTGACCGGCCGCGCCCGCGGCGTCTATCGCAAGTTCCGCATCTCACGCATCATGCTCCGCAAACTCGCCCTGGAAGGCAAAATCCCGGGCATGCGCAAGGCCAGTTGGTAA
- the rplE gene encoding 50S ribosomal protein L5: MSSDQDKQKQQKPQGGRPQGSKPKDGGSKKGKYDDVPAETGPKTPPRLKVRFEQEVRSKVAEKFGIKNPMAMPKLEKIVLNVNMGRHIEGTKIPPHIKAQVIETLTKVTGQKPVVVKAKKSVANFKLRAGYESSAMVTIRRDRMWHFLDRFINLATPRIKDFRGLSDTAFDRQGNYATGVTEQGVFPEINMAEAQFTHGMNINVCFARSNKDRSRFVLEQLGMPFKKPEGK; this comes from the coding sequence ATGTCCAGCGATCAAGACAAACAGAAACAGCAAAAGCCCCAGGGCGGAAGGCCGCAAGGCTCGAAGCCCAAGGACGGCGGCTCGAAAAAGGGCAAGTACGACGACGTCCCGGCCGAAACCGGCCCGAAGACGCCGCCGCGCCTGAAGGTTCGCTTCGAGCAGGAAGTCCGCTCGAAGGTTGCCGAGAAGTTCGGCATCAAGAACCCGATGGCGATGCCCAAGCTCGAGAAGATCGTGCTGAACGTCAACATGGGTCGCCACATCGAGGGCACGAAGATCCCGCCGCACATCAAGGCTCAGGTCATCGAGACTCTGACCAAGGTCACCGGCCAGAAGCCCGTCGTCGTGAAGGCCAAGAAGAGCGTCGCGAACTTCAAGCTCCGTGCGGGCTACGAGTCGTCGGCGATGGTCACGATCCGGCGCGACCGGATGTGGCACTTCCTTGATCGATTCATCAACCTCGCGACGCCCCGTATCAAGGACTTCCGCGGGCTCTCCGACACCGCGTTCGACCGCCAGGGCAACTACGCCACCGGCGTCACCGAACAGGGCGTCTTCCCCGAGATCAACATGGCCGAGGCGCAGTTCACCCACGGCATGAACATCAACGTCTGTTTCGCCCGCTCCAACAAGGACCGCAGCCGCTTCGTTCTCGAGCAGCTCGGCATGCCGTTCAAGAAGCCGGAGGGCAAGTAA
- the rplX gene encoding 50S ribosomal protein L24, whose product MPAHVRKGDTVFVRSGSAKGQTGEVVRVDVKHSRVYIKGVNLRVKHMRPTQAAPQGGVVQREAPIHISNVSPVAEGKPTRVRFVTKSDGSKVRVAVKGGAELSVLHKGGRQKTKKPH is encoded by the coding sequence ATGCCCGCACACGTTCGAAAAGGTGACACCGTCTTCGTCCGCTCCGGTTCGGCCAAGGGCCAGACCGGCGAAGTCGTCCGCGTCGATGTCAAGCACAGCCGCGTTTACATCAAGGGCGTGAATCTCCGCGTCAAGCACATGAGGCCGACGCAGGCGGCCCCGCAGGGCGGCGTCGTTCAGCGCGAGGCGCCGATCCACATTTCCAATGTGAGCCCCGTCGCTGAAGGCAAGCCGACGCGCGTCCGTTTCGTCACCAAGTCCGACGGTTCCAAAGTGCGCGTCGCGGTCAAGGGCGGCGCGGAGCTTTCCGTCCTTCACAAGGGCGGTCGCCAGAAGACCAAGAAGCCGCACTAA
- the rplN gene encoding 50S ribosomal protein L14 codes for MLQQETRCEVADNSGAKIAYVIRVYGGSTASGAFTRRIANVGDRVFVSIKRALAGSDVKEGDKSKAVVVRTTKPTRRADGSYVKFDSNAVVLIQDDGNPKGTRIFGPVARELREKNYMKIVSLATEVV; via the coding sequence ATGCTCCAGCAAGAAACACGATGCGAAGTCGCGGACAACTCGGGCGCCAAGATCGCCTACGTGATCCGTGTCTACGGCGGCTCGACCGCCTCCGGCGCCTTCACGCGGCGCATCGCCAACGTCGGCGACCGCGTGTTCGTTTCGATCAAGCGCGCTCTCGCCGGCTCGGACGTCAAGGAAGGCGATAAGTCCAAGGCCGTCGTGGTCCGCACGACCAAGCCCACACGTCGCGCCGACGGTTCGTACGTCAAGTTCGATTCCAACGCCGTGGTCCTCATCCAGGACGACGGCAACCCCAAGGGCACGCGCATCTTCGGACCCGTCGCCCGTGAACTCCGCGAGAAGAACTACATGAAGATTGTCTCGCTCGCGACGGAGGTGGTCTGA
- the rpsQ gene encoding 30S ribosomal protein S17 — MPTSTSKTAKPAAQPEATSLKGTKIGVVESDKRDKTRKVVIAYQAMHPKYGKYVRQRTVLHIHDENNESKLGDLVEVAQCRPMSKTKFWRLVRIVERRSAAATALASAKEIV; from the coding sequence ATGCCCACCAGCACTTCCAAAACCGCAAAGCCCGCCGCTCAGCCCGAGGCCACGTCGCTCAAGGGAACCAAGATCGGCGTCGTCGAATCCGACAAGCGCGACAAGACGCGCAAGGTCGTGATCGCGTACCAGGCGATGCACCCCAAGTACGGCAAGTACGTCCGTCAGCGCACCGTGCTCCACATCCACGACGAGAACAACGAGAGCAAGCTCGGTGATCTGGTCGAGGTCGCGCAGTGCCGCCCCATGAGCAAGACCAAGTTCTGGCGTCTGGTCCGGATCGTCGAGCGCCGCAGCGCCGCCGCCACCGCCCTCGCCAGCGCCAAGGAAATCGTCTGA
- the rpmC gene encoding 50S ribosomal protein L29, whose protein sequence is MKSESLDVKKFQDQQLKDELASLQKKLFDLRSQTVTEKVKDTSQFSKTRRNIARINTELRARQSAAKK, encoded by the coding sequence ATGAAGTCTGAATCGCTCGATGTCAAGAAGTTCCAGGATCAGCAGCTCAAAGACGAGCTCGCCAGCCTTCAGAAGAAGCTCTTCGATCTGCGCTCGCAGACCGTGACCGAAAAGGTCAAGGACACCAGCCAGTTCTCGAAGACCCGCCGCAACATCGCCCGCATCAACACCGAACTCCGAGCCCGTCAATCCGCAGCCAAGAAGTAA
- the rplP gene encoding 50S ribosomal protein L16, which yields MALMPKRVKYRKEQRRIRDRKATKGNYVAYGDYGLQSLDGAWLPGNVIEAGRVAAQHFLKREGKLFIRVFPDKPISKKPLETRMGTGKAEVEYWAARIKPGTVLFEIAGVPEATAKLAFVRVAMKMPVKTRFVGRRVRV from the coding sequence ATGGCCTTGATGCCCAAACGAGTGAAGTACCGCAAAGAGCAGCGTCGCATCCGCGATCGCAAGGCGACGAAGGGCAACTACGTCGCGTATGGCGATTACGGTCTGCAATCGCTCGACGGCGCGTGGCTTCCCGGAAACGTGATCGAGGCCGGTCGCGTCGCGGCGCAGCACTTTCTCAAGCGCGAAGGCAAGCTGTTCATCCGCGTCTTCCCGGACAAGCCGATCAGCAAGAAGCCGCTCGAGACGCGAATGGGAACCGGAAAGGCCGAAGTCGAGTACTGGGCGGCCCGCATCAAGCCCGGCACGGTGCTCTTCGAGATCGCCGGCGTTCCGGAAGCGACCGCCAAGCTCGCGTTCGTGCGCGTCGCGATGAAGATGCCCGTGAAGACCCGCTTTGTCGGCCGCCGCGTCCGCGTGTGA